A genome region from Neptunomonas japonica JAMM 1380 includes the following:
- a CDS encoding MFS transporter: MRTTLVSLIPLFISCFILLLGNGLINVLIPVRMGLDGMDTNTIGTVLSLYFVGMLLGAIYSKYLIKRAAHIRVFAGCVSLSAVSILICSLFSDPILWGGMRIVIGFCNACAFTAMESWLSESSTKETRGKVLAAYTAVVLSGLFFGQFFMNIASPEGSTLFVFSGILLCAAVIPMVLSRNSGPAISEVSSMSLLALYKVSPLGVVSCLVSGVIYSATFNLLPVFAKDYGIVDFQLSLYVGAAILGAFLLQFPVGYLSDRFDRRTVLAILLFISAVADFSVPVLASQNILWAVFLGTAITCGIISCTYPLSISEAFDKLRQSEMVAAMGSMILAFSIGGVLGPYTASIAMDYYGNAALFYSVALIQLLLAGFVMYRMAVREALPVEDQEHFVMQGASITASVELDPRTEYIEQQPELSSEAETAVSIAETDPAAAVKMARAIAMANPVLGVEVAAAVATVHGIDVLRLYEVMKEAVPDQILTVTRAVVTVRPELAYELVSKLAEWYPEQVVSVAAEIGRALPEQRIEMAKVAVEYAPESVAEVAEYYAQVLAEEHEAVRPADREDDTSEEDAASIASELWQAAPEQALDVAVAMVDALPESAVLVAEEYLASNIAETDEEASAAGSPDIAEAGQAIVEYQEGEEVWSQEWTQESTDDYHNTVELVARLAEVAPEQAIDMAVAVVEAVPGSAAEVASEMAGNFYESKPDETDEPAIEVDEEQEAKPLDYEDAVELVQRLSDASPEQAMNVAVAVVEAVPESASEVVDAISQGDESTEGEWINSVDHKPAEPV; the protein is encoded by the coding sequence GTGCGAACAACCCTTGTGTCACTTATTCCCCTCTTTATCAGCTGTTTTATTCTGCTGCTAGGTAACGGCCTGATTAATGTCCTGATACCTGTAAGGATGGGGTTAGACGGTATGGATACCAATACTATTGGTACGGTATTGTCTTTGTATTTTGTCGGCATGTTGCTAGGGGCTATCTATAGTAAATACCTGATTAAACGTGCGGCACATATTCGTGTGTTTGCCGGGTGCGTTTCACTGAGTGCCGTTAGCATTCTTATTTGCAGCTTGTTCTCAGACCCCATACTTTGGGGGGGGATGCGCATTGTTATCGGTTTTTGTAATGCCTGTGCATTTACCGCTATGGAAAGTTGGTTGAGTGAAAGCTCCACCAAAGAAACACGTGGCAAGGTGTTAGCTGCCTATACTGCTGTTGTTTTAAGTGGCTTGTTTTTTGGCCAGTTCTTCATGAACATCGCAAGCCCAGAAGGCTCTACATTATTCGTATTTAGCGGGATATTGCTCTGTGCGGCGGTGATTCCTATGGTGTTAAGCCGTAATAGTGGGCCGGCGATATCTGAAGTCAGCTCGATGTCACTACTCGCACTGTATAAAGTTTCTCCACTTGGCGTCGTTAGTTGCTTGGTTTCTGGCGTGATTTATTCGGCAACGTTTAACTTGTTACCTGTGTTTGCTAAAGACTACGGCATTGTTGATTTTCAACTGTCACTTTATGTGGGGGCCGCTATTTTGGGCGCCTTTTTATTGCAATTTCCTGTGGGGTATTTATCAGACCGGTTTGACCGACGTACGGTGTTAGCTATTTTGTTATTTATTTCAGCCGTGGCTGATTTTTCAGTTCCGGTGCTCGCGTCTCAGAATATTTTATGGGCCGTGTTTTTAGGCACAGCTATCACCTGCGGGATTATTTCTTGTACCTATCCACTGAGTATTTCAGAAGCGTTCGATAAACTGCGCCAAAGTGAAATGGTGGCGGCAATGGGAAGTATGATATTAGCCTTCTCGATTGGTGGCGTGTTAGGGCCTTATACTGCGTCTATCGCGATGGACTATTATGGCAATGCGGCTCTGTTCTACTCTGTAGCATTGATACAATTACTACTGGCAGGCTTTGTCATGTATCGCATGGCGGTTCGTGAAGCATTACCAGTAGAAGATCAAGAGCACTTTGTCATGCAAGGCGCCTCTATTACCGCATCAGTTGAGCTTGATCCACGTACTGAATATATAGAACAGCAACCAGAATTAAGCTCTGAGGCCGAAACGGCAGTGAGCATTGCAGAAACTGATCCAGCCGCTGCTGTAAAAATGGCGCGTGCGATAGCCATGGCAAATCCGGTATTGGGTGTAGAGGTCGCTGCCGCTGTTGCTACTGTGCATGGCATCGATGTTTTACGCTTGTATGAAGTGATGAAAGAAGCGGTACCCGATCAGATATTGACTGTGACGCGTGCTGTGGTAACGGTTCGTCCTGAGCTCGCTTATGAACTTGTTTCTAAGCTCGCGGAATGGTATCCAGAGCAGGTAGTTTCGGTTGCTGCTGAAATTGGCCGTGCTTTACCTGAACAACGTATCGAGATGGCGAAAGTAGCTGTTGAGTATGCGCCTGAGTCGGTAGCTGAAGTAGCAGAGTATTATGCGCAGGTGTTGGCTGAAGAACATGAAGCTGTGCGTCCAGCGGATCGTGAAGATGATACCAGTGAAGAAGATGCCGCCAGTATTGCGTCTGAGTTGTGGCAAGCGGCCCCAGAGCAAGCATTGGATGTTGCTGTGGCAATGGTTGATGCCCTACCTGAATCTGCTGTTCTGGTGGCTGAAGAGTACCTCGCCAGTAATATTGCAGAAACTGACGAAGAAGCTAGCGCTGCAGGGAGCCCCGATATAGCAGAAGCTGGCCAAGCGATAGTAGAGTACCAAGAAGGCGAAGAGGTGTGGAGCCAAGAGTGGACACAAGAATCAACCGATGATTATCACAACACGGTTGAATTGGTGGCAAGGCTTGCAGAAGTAGCGCCAGAGCAAGCAATAGATATGGCCGTGGCTGTAGTAGAAGCGGTGCCAGGCAGTGCAGCCGAAGTCGCTTCTGAAATGGCGGGTAATTTTTATGAGAGTAAGCCTGACGAGACAGATGAGCCTGCAATTGAAGTAGATGAAGAGCAGGAAGCAAAACCGCTCGACTATGAAGACGCGGTAGAGCTCGTGCAGCGTTTGTCTGATGCCTCACCAGAACAGGCGATGAATGTTGCTGTTGCCGTAGTAGAAGCCGTTCCTGAATCGGCTTCTGAGGTTGTTGATGCCATAAGCCAAGGTGATGAGTCTACAGAAGGTGAGTGGATTAATTCTGTAGACCATAAGCCAGCTGAGCCCGTTTGA
- the dgcA gene encoding dimethylglycine demethylation protein DgcA has protein sequence MSQFDLLFEPLKINNLTIRNRIVSTAHAEVYATDGGMTTERYVKYYEEKAKGGCGLSICGGSSVVSIDSPQSWWSSVNLSTDRIIPHFQNLADAVHKHGGKIMIQITHMGRRSRWDGGDWPNLMSPSGIREPVHRATCKTIEEEDIWRIIGDFAQAARRAKEGGLDGVELSAVHQHMIDQFWSPRVNKRTDQWGGSLENRMRFGIEVLKAVREEVGRDFVVGIRMCGDEFHPDGLSHEDLKQIAKYYNDTGLLDFFGVVGSGCDTHNTLANVIPNMSYPPEPFLHLAAGIKEVVDVPVIHAQNIKDPNQAKRILEAGYVDFVGMTRAHIADPHIIAKIKNDQVDQIRQCVGANYCIDRQYMGLDVLCIQNAATSREHMGMPHIIEKTTGVKRKVVIVGGGPGGLEAARVAAERGHDVTLIEKQEELGGQVVIAAKAPQRDQMAGITRWLAMEIERLGVDVRLGTGADTELIHELKPDVCILATGGRPFIDQEAGWGAAEGLCVSSWDILTGKVEPGKNVLIYDTICEFSGMSAADYLASKGSLVELVTDDIKPGVGIGGTTFPTYYRNLYEKEVVMTSDMLLMNVYREGDNLVAVLENEYTGQKEERVVDQVVVENGIRPNEELYYALKQDSCNKGQLDNEALFDAAPQPVLALSAEEKQGNMILWRLGDCVSQRNAHAAIYDALRLCKDL, from the coding sequence ATGTCCCAGTTTGACCTCCTGTTTGAACCGCTAAAAATTAATAACCTGACTATTCGTAACCGTATAGTGAGTACCGCGCACGCCGAAGTTTATGCAACCGATGGCGGAATGACGACTGAACGCTATGTTAAGTATTACGAAGAGAAAGCCAAAGGTGGTTGTGGCTTGTCGATCTGTGGTGGTTCCAGTGTGGTATCGATAGATAGCCCACAAAGCTGGTGGAGCTCAGTTAACCTATCGACTGATCGTATTATTCCTCATTTTCAAAATCTTGCTGATGCGGTGCATAAGCACGGCGGTAAGATAATGATTCAGATTACCCACATGGGGCGTCGCTCCCGTTGGGATGGTGGTGATTGGCCGAACTTGATGTCCCCATCGGGTATTCGTGAGCCTGTTCATCGCGCTACGTGTAAAACGATTGAAGAAGAAGATATCTGGCGCATTATTGGTGATTTTGCGCAAGCCGCACGTCGTGCCAAAGAAGGTGGCTTAGACGGTGTTGAGTTATCTGCTGTACATCAGCACATGATCGATCAGTTTTGGTCACCGCGTGTGAATAAGCGTACCGACCAGTGGGGTGGTAGTTTAGAGAATCGCATGCGCTTTGGTATTGAAGTACTAAAAGCGGTACGCGAAGAAGTTGGTCGTGACTTTGTTGTTGGTATTCGTATGTGTGGTGATGAATTCCACCCAGACGGTCTCAGTCACGAAGACCTTAAGCAGATTGCGAAGTACTACAATGATACCGGTTTATTAGATTTCTTCGGTGTCGTGGGTTCGGGTTGTGATACCCACAACACGCTGGCGAACGTTATTCCAAATATGAGCTACCCACCAGAGCCTTTCCTGCATCTTGCTGCTGGCATTAAAGAAGTAGTGGATGTGCCGGTTATTCATGCGCAAAACATCAAAGATCCAAATCAGGCAAAACGTATATTGGAAGCAGGATATGTTGATTTTGTCGGTATGACGCGTGCGCATATTGCTGATCCGCATATCATTGCAAAAATAAAGAATGATCAGGTCGACCAAATTCGCCAGTGTGTCGGTGCTAACTACTGTATCGACCGCCAATACATGGGGCTAGATGTTCTATGTATTCAAAATGCTGCTACCTCGCGTGAACATATGGGGATGCCGCACATCATCGAGAAAACCACCGGTGTTAAGCGCAAAGTGGTGATTGTTGGTGGTGGCCCTGGCGGCTTAGAAGCTGCGCGTGTTGCTGCCGAGCGCGGTCATGATGTAACGCTAATTGAAAAACAGGAAGAGTTGGGTGGCCAGGTTGTGATTGCTGCTAAAGCACCGCAACGTGATCAGATGGCAGGTATTACTCGTTGGTTAGCCATGGAGATAGAACGTCTGGGTGTTGATGTTCGATTAGGGACGGGTGCTGATACTGAGCTGATCCATGAGCTAAAACCGGATGTATGTATTTTAGCAACGGGTGGCCGTCCGTTTATTGATCAAGAAGCGGGATGGGGAGCAGCAGAAGGACTGTGTGTTTCTAGCTGGGATATTCTAACGGGCAAGGTCGAGCCGGGTAAGAATGTGCTGATCTACGACACCATTTGTGAATTCTCTGGTATGTCGGCAGCAGATTATCTGGCGTCTAAAGGCTCACTAGTTGAGTTAGTGACTGATGATATCAAGCCGGGTGTCGGTATTGGTGGTACTACGTTCCCTACTTACTATCGCAACTTGTATGAAAAAGAGGTGGTTATGACCTCTGACATGTTGCTCATGAATGTTTACCGCGAAGGTGACAACCTAGTAGCGGTACTTGAGAACGAATATACCGGGCAGAAAGAGGAGCGTGTGGTTGACCAGGTCGTTGTTGAAAACGGTATCCGTCCAAACGAAGAGTTGTATTACGCACTCAAGCAGGATTCTTGCAATAAGGGGCAGCTGGATAACGAAGCGCTGTTTGATGCTGCACCACAGCCTGTTTTAGCCCTCTCTGCTGAAGAGAAACAGGGCAATATGATCTTGTGGCGTCTGGGTGATTGTGTTTCACAACGCAATGCTCATGCGGCTATTTATGATGCGTTACGCCTGTGCAAGGATCTCTGA
- a CDS encoding electron transfer flavoprotein subunit beta yields the protein MQLDANTSMDLKIVSLISVGKHPTSGRARRAEQDGRAVELGLSLAEAGRGKQNLTVLHAGDSQQSALRSYAGMGLESIRVIQLRESADAVSPLTEYLHKHAPDIILTGVRAESGESSGMVPYLLAEKLGWPVVPRIANIVSIKEGVAEVLQALPRGQRRALTVRLPFIASVDNAAAEPRQSAFGPASRALMEQQQASSETDGVRSEWSELPARKRPKRLKVVKAKTAADRFKAATAKPQGSGGKILKDEPVTEQAQAIFDLLLEEGVLR from the coding sequence ATGCAGCTTGATGCCAATACCTCGATGGATTTAAAAATAGTCTCGTTAATTTCTGTGGGTAAGCATCCTACATCAGGACGTGCCCGTCGTGCCGAACAGGACGGCAGAGCCGTTGAGCTGGGTTTGTCTTTGGCTGAAGCGGGCCGTGGAAAACAAAACTTAACGGTATTGCATGCCGGGGACTCTCAGCAATCTGCATTGCGCAGTTACGCGGGTATGGGGCTGGAGTCTATAAGGGTCATACAGCTACGTGAGAGCGCTGATGCGGTTAGTCCCTTAACCGAATATCTACACAAGCATGCTCCCGATATTATCTTAACGGGCGTGCGTGCTGAAAGTGGTGAGTCTTCAGGGATGGTACCTTATTTATTGGCTGAAAAGTTGGGCTGGCCCGTGGTGCCGCGTATCGCCAATATTGTATCTATTAAAGAGGGTGTAGCCGAAGTGCTACAGGCTCTTCCGCGAGGGCAGCGCCGTGCCTTGACAGTGCGCTTGCCGTTTATTGCCAGTGTAGATAATGCCGCAGCAGAACCTCGCCAAAGCGCATTTGGTCCTGCTAGTCGTGCACTAATGGAGCAACAACAGGCCAGTAGTGAAACGGATGGTGTACGAAGTGAATGGAGTGAGTTACCCGCACGTAAGCGGCCTAAGCGGTTAAAAGTTGTTAAAGCGAAAACGGCCGCTGACCGCTTTAAGGCAGCGACGGCAAAACCACAGGGGAGCGGAGGAAAGATTTTAAAAGATGAACCAGTAACAGAACAAGCACAGGCTATATTTGACCTTTTATTGGAAGAAGGCGTGTTGCGTTAA
- a CDS encoding electron transfer flavoprotein subunit alpha/FixB family protein, with protein MSDSDNLQLLRRDPRAERIARNRLHPLHSTVAVQTVEVRGPSGLLRKNPHSVGFIGPNGIKRIDRLKGNAVAITGRRNAQSRQEVILPLHQVSEPAFTIVVVPDMVGGRLTAHDKDILGQAHQLARSMEAGVAGEGAVMAVVFGASKEDSFDKAGVDRLLLLDGAEYGGYCPEQQVAALEQVEARIKPQYWLFPDSVHGGTDLGSRLAARLGERPATQAWQVSAETTICRGAGGSIDITRDTPRLLMLAQECANPIDETRHEALLVEWTPVQAVLPELHDLGQVAVDPNAIVLAEAEFILAAGNGITNWDQFHATAKVLGATEGASRVAVDDGNMPRFRQVGASGTWVTARVYLAVGISGAIQHMQGIGQCDKVVTINTDAGCDMVKRADLSTIGDAETVLAELVSLVDAYRQQASHNQSAEKEGAKDAA; from the coding sequence ATGTCTGATTCTGATAATTTGCAACTTCTTCGTAGAGACCCGCGCGCCGAAAGAATTGCACGTAACCGTTTGCACCCACTGCATAGCACGGTTGCTGTGCAGACCGTTGAAGTGCGTGGTCCTTCTGGTTTATTACGCAAGAACCCTCACTCAGTGGGCTTTATTGGCCCTAATGGCATTAAACGTATCGATAGACTCAAAGGTAATGCAGTTGCTATTACTGGCCGGCGTAACGCACAAAGTAGGCAAGAGGTGATATTACCATTACATCAAGTCAGTGAGCCTGCTTTCACCATTGTGGTGGTGCCTGACATGGTCGGTGGCCGATTGACTGCGCATGATAAAGATATCTTAGGGCAAGCGCATCAACTGGCTAGATCGATGGAAGCTGGTGTTGCAGGAGAGGGTGCTGTAATGGCGGTTGTCTTTGGCGCTAGTAAAGAAGATAGCTTTGATAAAGCCGGTGTTGATCGCTTGTTATTACTTGATGGCGCCGAATATGGAGGTTATTGCCCTGAGCAACAAGTCGCTGCACTAGAGCAAGTAGAAGCACGTATTAAACCCCAGTACTGGTTGTTCCCTGATAGTGTTCATGGTGGCACTGATTTAGGGTCGCGTTTAGCCGCACGTTTGGGTGAGCGACCTGCTACACAAGCGTGGCAGGTGAGTGCTGAAACAACCATCTGCCGTGGTGCAGGTGGCTCAATAGATATCACGCGTGATACACCTCGTTTACTGATGTTGGCACAAGAGTGCGCTAACCCTATCGATGAAACTCGACATGAAGCTTTGCTAGTTGAGTGGACACCCGTTCAAGCGGTGTTGCCTGAGTTGCATGATTTAGGGCAGGTGGCGGTTGACCCTAACGCTATTGTGTTGGCTGAGGCCGAGTTTATTTTGGCGGCAGGTAATGGCATTACAAATTGGGATCAATTCCATGCAACAGCGAAAGTGCTTGGAGCAACAGAAGGTGCAAGCCGTGTAGCCGTAGATGATGGCAATATGCCACGTTTTCGCCAAGTCGGCGCCTCCGGAACATGGGTAACTGCTCGCGTATACTTAGCAGTAGGTATTTCGGGTGCAATACAGCACATGCAAGGGATTGGCCAGTGTGACAAGGTTGTGACAATCAATACCGATGCCGGTTGTGACATGGTAAAACGCGCTGACTTAAGCACGATTGGGGATGCTGAAACAGTTTTAGCTGAGCTAGTAAGCTTAGTTGATGCGTATCGCCAACAAGCTTCGCATAACCAGAGCGCTGAAAAAGAGGGAGCCAAAGATGCAGCTTGA
- a CDS encoding (Fe-S)-binding protein — MTFEWLHPFLIATALLLAVVGAVRRVNLWRAGQPESVDFVAGLMAMPGRYLHDLHDIVERDKYMSKTHAATGGGFVLSLLLVVLVHLFGIQSQILAWALLASLALMFVGAVFVFKRRLNPPSRLSKGPWMRLPKSLLAFSSAFFILTLPMAGVLPEGAGGLLLTVVLSVFIAMGLSEMLLGMTWGGPMKHAFAGALHLAFHRRPERFGGGRSTGLKPVALDQRVLGVQKPEDFKWNQLLGFDACVQCGKCEAVCPAFAAGQPLNPKKLIQDMVVGMAGGSDAHYAGSPYPGKEVGLANGGPLLTITEGLIDPDTLWSCTTCRACVEECPMMIEHVDAIVDMRRFLTMETGSTPNKGAQVLDNLIATDNPNGNAPASRTNWAADQNLPLLRDVKETDVVFWVSDGAFDMRSQRILRAFVSLLKAANVDFAVLGDEELDSGDVARRLGDDATFQSLAKRNIAALGQYKFKRIVTTDPHAYHCLRNEYADFADGLFDNVEILHHTTYLNELVQAGKLKLSSFKGGKVTYHDPCYLGRYNGEYEAPRELLRALGIEIAEMERSGFRSRCCGGGGGAPITDIPGERRIADMRMEDVQSTGAELIAVGCQQCTAMLEGVVEPRPQVKDIAEILAGVLLEDEAGSDVENQLEEAF; from the coding sequence ATGACTTTTGAGTGGTTACACCCCTTTCTTATCGCGACAGCGTTATTGCTAGCCGTGGTGGGTGCTGTACGCCGAGTGAATTTATGGCGAGCTGGGCAACCTGAATCAGTAGATTTTGTTGCTGGCTTAATGGCGATGCCTGGCCGTTATCTACATGATCTGCACGATATTGTAGAGCGCGATAAATATATGTCTAAAACGCATGCGGCTACTGGTGGCGGTTTTGTGCTATCGCTGTTATTAGTTGTGTTGGTCCATTTATTCGGTATTCAGAGCCAGATTTTAGCCTGGGCGCTGCTTGCTTCTTTAGCATTGATGTTTGTTGGTGCTGTTTTTGTCTTTAAACGTCGTTTGAACCCACCGAGCCGCTTGTCAAAAGGCCCGTGGATGCGGCTACCTAAAAGTTTACTCGCCTTTTCTAGCGCCTTTTTTATTCTGACACTGCCGATGGCGGGTGTTTTACCTGAAGGTGCGGGTGGCTTGCTACTGACCGTTGTTCTCAGCGTTTTTATTGCTATGGGGTTGTCAGAGATGTTGCTTGGCATGACGTGGGGTGGGCCAATGAAGCACGCTTTTGCGGGAGCACTTCACCTAGCATTTCATCGCCGTCCTGAACGCTTTGGTGGCGGACGCTCAACGGGACTTAAACCCGTAGCGCTGGATCAGCGAGTATTGGGCGTACAAAAGCCCGAAGACTTTAAATGGAATCAGCTTTTAGGTTTTGATGCTTGTGTACAGTGCGGTAAGTGTGAGGCCGTATGCCCGGCATTTGCCGCAGGGCAGCCGCTAAATCCTAAAAAATTAATTCAAGATATGGTTGTTGGTATGGCAGGTGGCAGTGATGCTCACTATGCCGGAAGCCCTTATCCAGGTAAAGAGGTTGGGCTGGCTAACGGAGGCCCGCTACTCACAATCACCGAAGGCTTAATTGATCCAGACACCTTGTGGTCTTGTACTACTTGCCGTGCTTGTGTTGAAGAGTGCCCAATGATGATTGAGCATGTTGATGCGATTGTTGATATGCGCCGTTTTCTTACCATGGAAACAGGCAGCACGCCTAATAAGGGCGCACAAGTGCTGGATAACCTTATCGCTACCGATAACCCTAACGGTAATGCGCCTGCGAGCCGCACCAACTGGGCCGCTGATCAAAACCTGCCGTTATTGCGAGATGTTAAAGAAACCGATGTTGTTTTTTGGGTTTCTGATGGCGCCTTTGATATGCGTAGCCAGCGTATTTTACGTGCGTTTGTTAGCTTGCTTAAAGCCGCGAATGTGGACTTTGCCGTACTGGGTGATGAGGAACTAGACAGCGGTGATGTGGCGCGTCGTTTAGGTGATGATGCAACTTTTCAAAGTCTCGCTAAGCGTAATATTGCGGCCTTGGGTCAATATAAATTTAAGCGTATCGTGACAACCGACCCGCATGCTTATCACTGCTTACGGAATGAGTACGCAGATTTTGCCGACGGCTTATTCGATAATGTTGAAATCTTGCATCACACCACTTATCTAAATGAGCTCGTGCAGGCGGGCAAGCTTAAGCTGAGTAGCTTCAAAGGTGGAAAAGTTACCTACCATGATCCTTGTTACCTAGGACGTTATAACGGCGAATATGAAGCCCCGCGTGAGTTATTACGAGCACTGGGTATCGAAATTGCTGAGATGGAACGTTCAGGTTTTCGTTCACGCTGTTGCGGTGGTGGTGGCGGTGCTCCGATTACGGATATACCGGGAGAGCGCCGTATTGCCGATATGCGCATGGAGGATGTGCAATCCACGGGAGCAGAATTAATAGCCGTCGGTTGCCAGCAATGTACAGCCATGCTCGAAGGGGTTGTTGAGCCACGTCCCCAAGTAAAAGATATCGCTGAGATCTTGGCTGGCGTACTGCTTGAGGATGAAGCGGGAAGTGACGTGGAAAATCAGCTTGAGGAGGCGTTCTGA
- a CDS encoding BCCT family transporter, which yields MNESTRSAAAYADKGAEYTSDYKAGQDNVKFMGMDIHNPVFGTSAFIILLFIVLAIVFPAEAKETLVGARTWSIETFDWLFMIGGNVFVLFCLALIFLPVGKIRLGGTTAKPEFSRISWLSMLFAAGMGIGLMFWSVAEPVAYYTDWYGTPLNAAANTPEGASAAMGATMFHWGLHPWAIYGVVALALAFFTYNKGLPLTIRSAFYPLLGERVWGPIGNVIDIVAVLATIFGLATSLGLGASQAAGGLNFLFGIDNTVVVQIIIIAVVTAITIFSVMRGLDGGVKLLSNINMMIAAMLLLFVIVTASFSNFVGNFAGVLTSYAENIVPLSNWVGREDETWYHGWTVFYWAWWVSWSPFVGMFIARVSKGRTVREFMIAVLLIPTLVSAVWMAAFGGSALDQIQNNVGELTKGVGDVSLAMFHMLENLPLAEISSFLAIILVLVFFITSSDSGSLVIDSITAGGKVDSPVQQRVFWAVLEGLIAAVLLYGGGAQALTALQAGAITVGLPFTIILLFMCVSLYKGLKSEVY from the coding sequence ATGAACGAAAGCACTCGAAGTGCCGCAGCATATGCGGACAAAGGGGCTGAATACACCTCTGATTACAAAGCAGGACAAGATAATGTGAAGTTTATGGGTATGGATATCCATAACCCGGTGTTTGGAACCAGCGCATTTATCATTCTGTTATTTATCGTTTTGGCCATTGTTTTTCCGGCTGAAGCAAAAGAGACATTGGTTGGGGCACGTACCTGGTCAATTGAAACTTTTGACTGGTTATTTATGATCGGAGGGAACGTCTTTGTTCTATTCTGTTTAGCGCTGATCTTTTTGCCTGTTGGTAAAATTAGACTAGGCGGAACGACGGCAAAACCCGAGTTTAGCCGTATTTCTTGGCTTTCTATGCTGTTTGCTGCCGGTATGGGTATCGGCTTGATGTTCTGGAGTGTTGCTGAGCCAGTGGCTTATTATACTGACTGGTATGGTACACCACTTAACGCTGCTGCTAATACACCCGAAGGCGCCTCTGCAGCTATGGGTGCTACGATGTTCCATTGGGGACTACACCCATGGGCAATCTACGGTGTTGTTGCTTTAGCGCTGGCGTTTTTTACTTATAACAAAGGTTTACCGTTAACTATTCGCTCGGCTTTTTACCCTTTGCTAGGCGAGAGAGTTTGGGGACCGATTGGTAATGTAATCGATATTGTTGCCGTGCTTGCAACCATTTTTGGTTTGGCTACATCACTTGGCTTGGGCGCATCTCAGGCAGCGGGTGGTCTTAACTTTTTATTTGGTATTGATAATACCGTTGTTGTGCAGATAATTATTATTGCGGTGGTAACGGCGATTACTATCTTCTCTGTAATGCGCGGGCTGGATGGCGGTGTCAAACTGTTGAGTAATATCAACATGATGATTGCTGCTATGTTGTTGCTGTTTGTGATTGTCACAGCTTCTTTTAGTAACTTTGTAGGTAATTTTGCTGGTGTACTGACAAGTTATGCAGAAAACATCGTTCCATTAAGTAACTGGGTTGGTCGTGAAGATGAAACTTGGTATCACGGTTGGACTGTTTTCTATTGGGCTTGGTGGGTTTCTTGGTCTCCATTTGTTGGTATGTTTATCGCCCGTGTCTCTAAAGGCCGTACGGTACGTGAGTTTATGATAGCGGTTCTGCTTATACCAACACTCGTATCTGCAGTGTGGATGGCCGCGTTCGGTGGAAGCGCTCTTGATCAGATCCAGAACAATGTTGGTGAACTGACTAAAGGTGTGGGAGATGTCTCTTTAGCCATGTTCCATATGCTGGAAAACTTGCCTCTTGCTGAAATATCTTCATTCTTGGCAATTATCCTCGTATTGGTATTCTTTATTACTTCTTCCGATTCAGGGTCATTGGTAATTGATTCTATTACTGCAGGCGGTAAGGTTGATTCTCCAGTACAACAACGTGTTTTTTGGGCTGTGTTAGAAGGCTTAATTGCTGCCGTATTGCTATACGGTGGTGGTGCTCAAGCACTAACAGCATTGCAAGCGGGTGCGATTACTGTCGGCTTACCGTTCACGATTATCTTGCTATTTATGTGTGTTAGCTTGTATAAAGGCCTTAAAAGTGAAGTGTATTAA
- a CDS encoding 4-vinyl reductase, whose amino-acid sequence MSVHAPEMPIDVNDETGVWTTDALPMLYVPRHFFVNNHMGIEEEIGAEKYADILYKAGYKSAHYWCEKEAAEHGMSGADVFEHYMKRLSQRGWGFFITEELDLEKGTAKVRLENSAFVYQYGKVNRKVDYMFTGWFAGAMDQIAESLGYEVRTKAIQTQCAAEEGCDVGYFEVTPL is encoded by the coding sequence ATGAGCGTACATGCACCAGAAATGCCAATTGATGTTAATGATGAAACCGGAGTATGGACGACGGATGCGCTGCCGATGTTATATGTGCCGCGTCACTTTTTTGTGAACAATCATATGGGTATTGAAGAAGAAATTGGTGCTGAGAAGTACGCCGATATTCTCTATAAAGCGGGCTATAAATCAGCGCATTACTGGTGCGAGAAAGAAGCCGCTGAACACGGTATGTCGGGTGCTGATGTGTTTGAACACTACATGAAGCGTTTATCGCAGCGCGGTTGGGGCTTCTTTATCACAGAAGAACTTGATCTTGAAAAAGGTACGGCCAAAGTACGCTTGGAAAATTCGGCCTTCGTTTATCAGTACGGAAAAGTGAACCGTAAAGTTGATTATATGTTTACGGGCTGGTTTGCCGGAGCAATGGATCAGATCGCAGAAAGCTTGGGTTATGAAGTGCGTACTAAAGCCATTCAGACTCAGTGTGCAGCAGAAGAAGGTTGTGATGTCGGGTACTTTGAAGTAACGCCTTTATAA